One genomic window of Parabacteroides pacaensis includes the following:
- a CDS encoding RagB/SusD family nutrient uptake outer membrane protein — protein sequence MKIKQNIKQFIKMPLSIGLLALSACGYLDVMPPAQADFDDTMKDEATTLGFLYTAYSGTTNNFWREGPDVTSATDEFLEPKDWGWNSQKMLFGTVSSADDIGDWETMYNYIGYVHYFMEQLEVLNPVGVTEADKQQYRAECWFLEAYYHFRVLQNYGPCPIIETKVSQNILPSDIPGRSHFDYCVDWIVEKLDAAAAVLPQKRETEDLGRADATICKAIKARVLLYAASPLWNGSFIHRNWQNTNYETPGYGKELVSTKYDATKWERALTACREALTAAEAAGYQMFTIETANLKADRDRTPLPFIPGREEDTEENRLFKERVRMLQYMMTAHEGDNNKEIIWGVNNTSENSMNQGVMKAHLPNRIVKLSNGSWGTGGYHGTAPTFATTKRFYTSNGTLPVLDSKFYPENEWLARYYEGKTSPALTTDKLDTEEVKNDITKFNVGREARYYAWIAFDGCEYTPIINNNSPLWINLKNTNTNGHSPGLRNSSGTGFLNKKFVVPNTVFSASGSITADKYRTQLIRLAELHLNLAECYAALDRTSEALEQLNIIRERAGLPDLTNSDLATMSLTEWVRNERFVELYAEGHRYYDVRRWCIAPDVMQRSAFLGLNGLTVNPSFEEFNQVVQIDQPIQWDNRQYLVPIKNSELYSNPQLIQAPGY from the coding sequence ATGAAAATAAAACAGAATATTAAACAATTCATAAAGATGCCTTTATCCATCGGTCTGCTCGCATTGTCGGCTTGTGGGTATCTGGATGTCATGCCACCGGCCCAAGCGGACTTTGACGATACGATGAAGGATGAAGCCACTACGTTAGGGTTTCTTTATACCGCTTACTCCGGAACAACAAACAATTTTTGGAGGGAAGGTCCCGACGTTACCTCGGCAACAGACGAATTCCTTGAACCGAAAGACTGGGGATGGAACTCACAAAAAATGTTGTTCGGTACGGTCTCTTCCGCCGACGATATCGGCGACTGGGAGACGATGTACAACTACATCGGTTACGTTCATTACTTTATGGAACAGTTGGAAGTGTTGAATCCGGTAGGTGTAACGGAAGCAGACAAACAACAATACAGGGCCGAATGTTGGTTCCTCGAAGCCTATTATCATTTCCGGGTATTGCAGAACTACGGACCGTGCCCGATCATCGAGACGAAGGTGAGCCAAAACATCTTGCCTTCTGATATTCCGGGCCGTTCCCACTTCGATTATTGTGTCGACTGGATTGTGGAAAAATTGGATGCCGCTGCTGCTGTGTTGCCGCAAAAGCGGGAAACGGAAGACTTGGGACGTGCCGATGCTACTATTTGCAAAGCGATAAAGGCACGGGTATTGCTCTATGCCGCTTCTCCGCTGTGGAACGGCTCGTTTATCCACCGGAACTGGCAGAATACCAATTATGAAACACCGGGATACGGAAAAGAATTGGTGAGCACGAAGTATGATGCCACCAAATGGGAACGCGCGCTGACTGCTTGCCGCGAAGCATTGACTGCCGCCGAGGCTGCCGGCTACCAAATGTTCACCATCGAAACCGCCAACCTCAAGGCCGATCGTGACCGTACGCCGCTGCCCTTCATCCCCGGCCGGGAAGAAGATACGGAAGAAAACCGCCTATTCAAAGAACGTGTCAGAATGCTTCAGTACATGATGACAGCCCATGAAGGAGATAACAACAAGGAAATAATTTGGGGAGTGAACAATACGAGTGAAAACTCCATGAATCAGGGAGTGATGAAGGCCCACCTTCCAAACCGGATTGTCAAACTCAGTAACGGTTCATGGGGTACCGGCGGATACCACGGTACGGCACCGACCTTTGCCACCACCAAGCGTTTTTATACCTCCAACGGAACTCTACCTGTACTGGACAGCAAGTTCTATCCGGAAAACGAATGGCTTGCACGTTATTACGAGGGAAAAACAAGCCCGGCACTGACAACGGACAAGTTGGATACCGAAGAGGTGAAAAACGACATTACCAAGTTCAACGTCGGTCGCGAAGCCCGTTATTACGCCTGGATCGCCTTCGATGGTTGCGAGTATACGCCCATCATCAACAACAACAGCCCGCTGTGGATAAACTTGAAGAATACCAATACAAACGGACATTCGCCCGGTTTGCGTAACTCATCCGGTACCGGATTCCTGAACAAAAAATTTGTGGTTCCCAATACTGTCTTCTCGGCATCCGGTTCCATTACGGCAGACAAATACCGGACTCAATTGATCCGCCTGGCAGAGCTTCATTTGAACTTAGCCGAATGCTACGCCGCGCTGGACCGTACTTCCGAAGCGCTCGAACAGTTGAATATCATTCGTGAACGGGCGGGCCTCCCTGACCTGACCAATTCCGATCTTGCAACCATGAGCCTGACGGAGTGGGTACGCAACGAACGGTTCGTCGAGTTGTATGCCGAAGGACACCGCTATTACGACGTTCGCCGCTGGTGTATCGCTCCAGACGTGATGCAGCGAAGTGCATTCTTAGGCCTGAACGGTCTGACGGTCAATCCTTCCTTCGAAGAGTTTAACCAAGTGGTACAAATTGACCAGCCCATTCAATGGGACAACAGGCAATATTTGGTTCCGATCAAAAACAGCGAGTTGTATAGCAATCCGCAATTGATACAAGCGCCCGGTTATTAA
- a CDS encoding BT_3987 domain-containing protein: MKVKYIGIAGVAALLLTACDDSQYELENLVPGEYHNVLYINNAGTKDLTLYKTGEANTYTISVYKGGSDPSLTSSVNLGVHTQDEVDTLYSKPEEVDYRIIPSESYALDQSQLDFASADRYKIVTLSLTPELISAAMEANPEATYVLPLYLYSSKDSVNAAKSELFIRMTEVLQPTVGFTTTESSPAVFTYGFSTESVDIDFGLDTDNSWDIDCQFTVDPDYVAKYNADKGTSYKLLPEGSYSFEGTVTLPNKSKTTALAVTLNGDGLTPGDYLLPVRMTDVSLFDVSEKAVYPLIVRVAGIEFDRTGWAIEANTEEKTGEGAGNGVAKCMLDGKLSSFWHSQWQGGSVPLPHEIIVDMKKEMLITNIGLVQRQHDSYRDVHGGEFFVSSDKVNWTSVGTFQAQKVLETQIFSVTPTKGRYFKIQITSSNRDSNSSLAEVYGYGVE; the protein is encoded by the coding sequence ATGAAAGTAAAATATATAGGTATCGCAGGAGTGGCAGCCTTGTTACTGACGGCCTGCGACGACTCACAATATGAGTTGGAAAATCTGGTACCGGGGGAATATCACAATGTTCTCTACATCAATAATGCCGGTACGAAAGATTTGACGTTGTATAAGACAGGTGAAGCCAACACCTATACCATCTCGGTCTACAAGGGAGGAAGCGACCCTTCGCTCACTTCCAGTGTCAATTTAGGCGTCCACACGCAGGACGAAGTAGATACTCTTTACAGCAAACCTGAAGAGGTGGATTACCGGATTATTCCCTCGGAAAGTTACGCGCTGGACCAGTCACAGCTTGATTTTGCATCCGCAGACCGCTACAAGATCGTGACCCTCTCGCTGACTCCCGAGCTTATCAGCGCAGCGATGGAAGCAAACCCGGAAGCAACGTACGTACTCCCGCTCTATCTCTATAGCAGCAAAGACTCAGTCAATGCAGCCAAAAGCGAATTGTTCATCCGGATGACGGAAGTATTGCAGCCGACAGTTGGCTTTACAACTACGGAAAGCTCGCCGGCAGTGTTTACGTATGGTTTCAGTACAGAGTCGGTCGACATTGACTTCGGCCTCGATACGGACAACAGTTGGGATATCGATTGCCAGTTTACCGTAGACCCGGACTATGTGGCTAAGTATAATGCCGATAAAGGTACTTCCTATAAGTTGCTGCCGGAAGGAAGCTATTCATTTGAAGGAACGGTTACGCTGCCCAACAAGTCGAAGACGACCGCTTTGGCAGTTACCCTCAACGGCGACGGATTAACTCCGGGAGATTATCTCTTACCGGTCCGTATGACGGATGTTTCGCTTTTCGATGTTTCTGAAAAGGCTGTTTACCCGTTGATTGTCCGGGTTGCCGGCATCGAGTTCGACCGCACGGGATGGGCAATCGAAGCCAACACGGAGGAAAAGACCGGCGAAGGAGCAGGAAACGGTGTTGCCAAATGTATGTTGGACGGAAAGCTTTCTTCCTTCTGGCACTCGCAATGGCAGGGCGGATCGGTTCCGTTGCCACATGAAATCATCGTAGACATGAAGAAAGAAATGCTCATTACCAACATCGGTCTGGTACAGCGTCAGCACGATAGCTACCGCGACGTGCACGGCGGTGAATTCTTCGTCAGCTCCGACAAGGTTAACTGGACCTCGGTAGGAACTTTCCAGGCGCAGAAGGTACTCGAAACCCAGATCTTCAGTGTAACCCCGACAAAAGGACGGTATTTTAAGATACAGATCACGTCCAGTAACCGGGATTCCAATTCATCGTTGGCCGAAGTATATGGCTACGGAGTAGAATAG
- a CDS encoding MGMT family protein has translation MDKTSFYAEVYKVVKEIPPGCVITYGLIGHLIGKPRSPRMVGQAMFHAPAGKGLPCHRVVNSIGRLVPAWTEQRELLEKEGITFKKNSCVNLKKHLWKEILPIVNETFRG, from the coding sequence ATGGACAAAACTAGTTTTTATGCCGAAGTCTATAAAGTAGTAAAAGAAATTCCTCCCGGCTGTGTCATTACGTATGGCCTGATAGGACATTTAATCGGAAAGCCCCGATCACCGAGAATGGTGGGGCAAGCAATGTTCCATGCTCCGGCAGGAAAAGGACTTCCGTGTCATCGGGTAGTAAACAGCATAGGAAGGTTAGTTCCTGCATGGACGGAGCAACGGGAACTCTTGGAAAAGGAAGGGATAACATTTAAGAAAAACAGTTGTGTAAATTTGAAAAAACATCTTTGGAAAGAAATTCTACCGATAGTGAACGAAACATTTCGTGGGTAA
- a CDS encoding MATE family efflux transporter, which yields MATSKEMTSGPSLPLIFNFTMPLLLGNLLQQTYSLVDAAIVGKFLGIHALASVGASTSVIFLILGFCNGCCCGFGIPVAQKFGARDYSTMRRYVAVSLQLAAGMSVIIAVITSFYCKDILRVMQTPETIFEGAYYYLLVTFIGVPCTFFYNLLSSIIRALGDSKTPFWFLLFSTVLNILLDLFCILVLGWGVLGAAIATVVSQGVSALLCYVYMQRRFQILKSTPEERKFQLALAKTLMYIGVPMGLQFSITAIGSIMLQSANNALGTACVAAFTSAMRIKMFFICPFESLGIAMATFTGQNYGAGKPERIWQGIKSSAFMMIIYAALTCVVLMVSAKYLALLFVDASETEILKDTVLFLHISCSFFPVIGVLCILRYTIQGAGYTNLAMLSGVSEMIARTLISFYAVPAFGFLAVCFGDPAAWVAADLFLIPAFLYVYKRIKKVAGCTIKG from the coding sequence ATGGCAACTTCTAAAGAAATGACGTCAGGTCCGTCATTACCACTCATCTTTAACTTCACGATGCCATTGTTGCTGGGTAATTTACTTCAACAAACCTATTCACTGGTTGACGCGGCGATTGTAGGAAAATTTTTGGGTATTCATGCGCTTGCTTCCGTAGGAGCAAGCACTTCCGTTATATTTCTTATATTAGGATTTTGTAACGGTTGTTGTTGCGGATTCGGTATTCCTGTAGCCCAGAAGTTCGGCGCCAGGGATTATAGTACGATGCGGAGATACGTGGCAGTGAGTTTACAGCTGGCAGCCGGCATGTCAGTTATTATTGCGGTGATTACAAGTTTTTATTGTAAGGATATTTTGCGGGTGATGCAAACACCGGAAACCATTTTTGAAGGGGCTTACTATTATTTGTTGGTAACTTTTATAGGCGTTCCTTGTACTTTTTTTTATAATTTATTGTCTAGTATTATCCGGGCTTTAGGGGACAGTAAGACGCCGTTTTGGTTTTTGCTTTTTTCTACAGTACTCAATATATTGCTCGACCTTTTTTGTATTTTGGTATTAGGTTGGGGGGTATTAGGGGCTGCTATTGCTACGGTGGTATCTCAAGGGGTTTCTGCTCTTTTATGTTATGTATATATGCAACGGCGTTTTCAGATATTGAAAAGTACCCCGGAAGAGAGAAAATTTCAGTTAGCTTTAGCTAAAACTTTAATGTATATCGGTGTCCCTATGGGACTTCAGTTTTCTATTACGGCTATCGGTAGTATTATGCTTCAGAGCGCGAACAATGCTTTGGGGACGGCTTGTGTCGCAGCTTTTACTTCAGCAATGCGTATCAAGATGTTTTTCATTTGTCCTTTTGAAAGCCTGGGTATTGCTATGGCTACTTTTACCGGACAGAATTATGGGGCAGGTAAGCCGGAACGTATTTGGCAAGGGATAAAATCGAGTGCGTTTATGATGATAATTTATGCGGCTTTGACATGTGTCGTTTTGATGGTAAGTGCGAAATATCTGGCATTGCTTTTTGTAGATGCTTCCGAAACGGAAATATTGAAAGATACAGTACTGTTTTTACATATTTCTTGTTCTTTTTTCCCCGTTATAGGGGTGTTGTGTATTCTTCGTTATACGATCCAGGGTGCGGGATATACAAATTTAGCCATGCTTTCAGGCGTGTCTGAAATGATTGCCCGTACGTTAATTAGTTTCTATGCCGTCCCGGCTTTCGGCTTTTTAGCGGTTTGTTTCGGTGACCC